From Moraxella sp. K1664, one genomic window encodes:
- a CDS encoding multidrug effflux MFS transporter, giving the protein MPHHSSQDQTISDKPFPTLWVMMMGVMIAIGPLAIDMYLPAFVSMADDFGVSVSQVSKSVPFYFIGLVLGQLFYGPFSDRVGRVLPMYVGMTIFVIASVICATATSEMVLFVARTLQALGACVTAVVTRAAIRDTLNPIQGAKAFSLMVLVMGLAPILAPSLGALILNFADWHALFWFLAGYGLFNIVLTKLFLKETLAPKNRNTKPISQTFVSYLDLVKDKTFIVPAVAGGVLQGAFFIYLSISSELFMVNFGLSEQQFAIAFGANAFGFIALTQVNQFLTSRFCLVQLLRFGALMQLVSASCLLVLALMGLGYFPLVFVAIFCCISGLGFTQPNATAIALVYQKKRAGMASAMQGALQFSVGIFGGLLLSLFDVSPVLKLGIIITALVSFGTFLVYQLDPKMDLSKMN; this is encoded by the coding sequence ATGCCACATCATAGCTCCCAAGACCAGACGATATCTGACAAACCCTTTCCCACTCTGTGGGTGATGATGATGGGGGTGATGATTGCCATTGGTCCGCTTGCCATTGATATGTATTTACCTGCTTTTGTTAGCATGGCGGATGATTTTGGTGTGAGTGTCTCTCAGGTGTCCAAGTCGGTGCCATTTTATTTTATCGGATTGGTATTGGGGCAGTTATTTTACGGGCCGTTCTCCGATCGTGTCGGGCGAGTATTGCCCATGTACGTGGGTATGACGATATTTGTGATTGCATCTGTTATTTGTGCAACTGCTACAAGTGAGATGGTGCTATTTGTTGCCCGTACGTTGCAGGCGTTGGGAGCATGTGTAACAGCTGTGGTAACCCGTGCTGCCATCCGAGATACTCTAAATCCCATACAAGGGGCAAAGGCATTTAGTCTTATGGTGCTTGTCATGGGGCTGGCTCCGATATTAGCACCGAGTTTGGGGGCACTGATTTTAAACTTTGCTGATTGGCATGCTCTGTTTTGGTTTTTGGCAGGTTATGGATTATTTAATATTGTCTTGACCAAACTGTTTTTAAAAGAAACGCTTGCCCCCAAAAATCGCAATACCAAACCCATCAGCCAAACCTTTGTGTCTTATCTGGATTTGGTCAAAGACAAGACATTTATCGTTCCTGCTGTTGCAGGGGGCGTACTACAAGGGGCATTCTTTATTTATCTGTCCATTTCAAGCGAGTTATTTATGGTAAATTTTGGCTTATCTGAGCAGCAGTTTGCCATCGCTTTTGGAGCTAATGCCTTTGGGTTTATTGCCCTAACACAGGTCAATCAGTTTTTGACCAGTCGTTTTTGTCTTGTGCAGTTGCTACGTTTTGGGGCTTTGATGCAGCTTGTCTCTGCCAGTTGTCTGTTGGTGTTGGCATTGATGGGGCTTGGCTATTTTCCACTTGTATTTGTGGCGATATTTTGTTGTATTTCAGGACTTGGCTTTACTCAGCCTAATGCTACCGCCATCGCTCTGGTATATCAAAAAAAGCGGGCAGGTATGGCATCTGCCATGCAAGGGGCATTGCAGTTTAGTGTGGGGATTTTTGGGGGATTACTACTAAGTCTGTTTGATGTCAGTCCTGTGTTAAAGCTGGGTATTATCATCACGGCACTTGTGTCGTTTGGAACTTTTTTGGTCTATCAGCTTGACCCTAAGATGGATTTATCTAAGATGAATTAA
- the rimP gene encoding ribosome maturation factor RimP yields the protein MKPSSKIAELTQMIAPAVSACGVELWGIEFMPQGRKSLLRIYIEVNTHARERGEHITIEDCSAVNHQVSGVLEVHDPIAGEYVLEVSSPGFDRPLFTPEQVAMFVNEMVSLRLIHATGQGDVKRRKVVGHLMSVSDTGMHVMTEDKLEFDIAFDNVDKANLIYQD from the coding sequence ATGAAACCATCTAGCAAGATTGCTGAACTTACCCAAATGATTGCCCCTGCGGTGTCCGCTTGTGGCGTAGAGCTTTGGGGGATTGAGTTTATGCCTCAGGGGCGTAAATCGTTGCTTCGTATTTATATTGAGGTGAACACTCATGCTCGTGAGCGTGGTGAACATATCACCATCGAAGACTGCTCAGCGGTTAATCATCAAGTCTCAGGTGTGTTAGAAGTGCATGACCCCATTGCAGGTGAGTATGTGCTAGAAGTATCAAGCCCTGGATTTGATCGCCCACTGTTCACCCCAGAGCAGGTGGCAATGTTTGTTAATGAGATGGTCAGCTTACGTCTGATTCATGCCACCGGACAAGGTGATGTCAAACGCCGTAAAGTCGTGGGTCATTTGATGAGTGTGAGTGATACGGGCATGCATGTGATGACCGAAGATAAACTAGAATTTGACATCGCTTTTGATAATGTAGATAAAGCCAATTTAATCTATCAAGATTGA
- the nusA gene encoding transcription termination factor NusA: MSREILTVVETVSNEKGLDPDDIFQAIEQALVFSTKKKVYTDQPEVAVRVAIDRKTGDYDTYRYWTVVADEDHEMPACQKAISDLDEDEYQIGDIIEEQIESIEFGRIAATQAKQVIIQKIREAERALIADAFETRVGELITGEVKKASRDGYVIDLGDGAEGYLAKDQTLPREMLRPKSRVTALLTKVNRDGRGSQLVLSRTSNEMLIALMTKEVPEISEGIIEIRDVARLPGLRAKISVKTSDSRIDPVGACIGMRGTRIQAVQQELDGERIDVVVWSDDPAQYIISSLEPADVSSIVLDEDNQTADIIFGANDQLARAIGSQGQNVRLASDLTGYKLNMMLESEYLERQKSESEVIITLFYERLEVDRDLAEALAEIGFTTIEEVAYVPAETFYDIDGLDDDTIAAIQERAKEVIINDELIKQQNIKEPSGELLALEEMTPAIAYKLAERDIITLDDLAEQAVFDIEDIEGMGSELAGKLIMAARQSWFE; encoded by the coding sequence ATGAGCCGTGAAATTTTGACCGTTGTTGAGACTGTCAGTAATGAAAAAGGACTTGACCCTGATGATATTTTTCAGGCGATTGAGCAAGCACTTGTTTTTTCAACCAAGAAAAAGGTTTATACCGACCAACCTGAGGTGGCAGTACGTGTTGCTATTGACCGCAAAACAGGTGATTATGACACTTATCGCTACTGGACGGTTGTGGCAGATGAAGACCATGAGATGCCTGCTTGTCAAAAGGCGATCAGTGATTTGGATGAGGATGAATACCAAATTGGTGATATTATCGAAGAGCAGATTGAATCAATTGAATTTGGGCGTATTGCTGCAACACAAGCCAAGCAAGTCATCATTCAAAAAATCCGTGAAGCTGAACGTGCTTTGATTGCGGATGCTTTTGAGACTCGTGTGGGCGAGCTGATTACAGGTGAGGTTAAAAAAGCAAGCCGTGATGGCTATGTCATTGATTTAGGTGATGGAGCAGAGGGTTATCTTGCCAAAGACCAAACCTTACCCCGTGAAATGCTACGACCTAAGAGTCGTGTAACTGCCCTGCTGACCAAAGTTAATCGTGATGGGCGTGGCAGTCAGCTTGTGCTGTCTCGCACGAGTAATGAGATGTTGATTGCACTGATGACCAAAGAGGTGCCTGAGATTAGCGAGGGTATCATTGAAATTCGTGATGTGGCACGTCTGCCGGGGTTGCGTGCCAAAATCTCGGTAAAGACAAGCGATAGCCGTATTGACCCTGTGGGAGCATGTATTGGCATGCGTGGCACCCGCATCCAAGCGGTACAACAAGAGTTAGATGGTGAACGTATTGATGTTGTGGTGTGGAGCGATGATCCTGCCCAGTATATCATCAGTTCATTGGAGCCTGCTGATGTATCTAGTATTGTGCTGGATGAAGATAATCAAACCGCTGATATCATCTTTGGGGCAAATGACCAGTTAGCACGTGCCATCGGTTCACAAGGTCAAAACGTGCGTTTGGCATCTGATTTGACTGGTTATAAACTCAATATGATGTTAGAATCTGAGTATCTAGAACGCCAAAAAAGTGAATCTGAGGTGATTATCACGCTGTTTTATGAGCGTTTAGAGGTGGACAGAGATTTGGCAGAAGCATTGGCGGAGATTGGTTTTACAACCATCGAAGAGGTGGCTTATGTGCCTGCTGAGACTTTTTATGACATTGATGGATTGGATGATGATACCATCGCTGCCATCCAAGAACGTGCCAAAGAAGTCATCATCAATGATGAGCTTATCAAACAGCAAAACATTAAAGAGCCTAGTGGCGAGCTACTTGCCCTAGAAGAGATGACCCCTGCCATCGCTTATAAACTGGCAGAGCGTGACATCATTACCCTTGACGACCTAGCCGAACAAGCGGTGTTTGACATCGAAGACATCGAAGGCATGGGCAGTGAGCTGGCGGGCAAGCTGATTATGGCAGCACGTCAGTCATGGTTTGAATGA
- the infB gene encoding translation initiation factor IF-2, translating into MATKTVKELAKDSNITTDVLLKQLKDAGLPTRGEDDSVSTDEQATLVAFLKQSHGQAQKTRIGMTQKTTTTKKITTTTGKAQNINVVRAKKKQFDIQKPDLAAEQAKAQAEREAEKAKAIAALEAKQNEERAKQEAAKRQEATLAAMRANSGSANGGESKPSASVVVKKVKKDETDKDDSVVSSSVVKKGTVAKSDVKSDKKETKADKAKKQPAKPAKSETEEERQARLAREAEEQKLREIEAENRRRAAIDAQNRTLEQMKQMANRYSEKDEVPSAVVRKDEPLAAGLVGAALEESFEKERREIKRGTSSISSRAKGGKKKGKEELEIRPKSRGLKSSQANKHKFEMPVEKIIHNVEVGEEIIVSDLAQKMAVKVREVIKSLMKMGEMVREGDVIDQTTAALVIEEFGHNFIAVSDTQLEDDLQEAATEKQGNVQTRPPVVTIMGHVDHGKTSLLDKIRETKVASGEAGGITQHIGAYHVETDRGVITFLDTPGHAAFTAMRSRGAQATDIVVIVVAADDGVMPQTEEAIDHARAAGTPIIIAMNKMDKDTTDPERVLNELSVKEIITDAWGGDTSLVKVSAKTGMGIDELLETISIQAEIMELTAPVDGAAQGVVIESRLDKGRGAVASLLVKKGTLKQGDLVLAGEFYGKVRAMTDENGERIKSAGPSIPVEILGLPDAPMAGSEFLVVSDEKKAREVADFRIARERERLLERQNKMRLENMFANMGSEAKTLNLILKTDVRGSLEALLSALDELSTDEVKVRVISSGVGAITESDVILAESSEAVLLGFNVRTDNAGKRKADEAGLDIRYYSVIYGLIDDVKAAMSGMLAPEHREKILGIAEVREVFRSSKFGAAAGCMVQEGTIYRNKPIRVLRDDKVIFTGQLQSLRRYKDDVNEVKAGMECGLAVKGYEVAAGDKIEVFEIHEVARTL; encoded by the coding sequence ATGGCGACAAAAACCGTAAAAGAATTAGCAAAAGACTCCAACATTACCACTGACGTGCTTTTAAAACAACTAAAAGACGCAGGTCTGCCCACTCGTGGCGAAGATGATTCTGTCTCAACCGATGAACAGGCGACGTTGGTGGCATTTTTAAAACAAAGTCATGGTCAAGCCCAAAAGACCCGCATTGGCATGACTCAAAAAACCACCACCACCAAAAAAATCACCACCACCACCGGCAAAGCCCAAAACATCAATGTCGTACGTGCCAAAAAAAAGCAGTTTGACATCCAAAAACCTGACTTAGCTGCCGAGCAAGCCAAAGCCCAAGCAGAGCGTGAAGCCGAAAAAGCCAAAGCCATCGCCGCCCTAGAAGCCAAGCAAAACGAAGAGCGTGCCAAACAAGAAGCTGCCAAACGTCAAGAGGCGACATTGGCTGCCATGCGTGCCAACTCGGGCAGTGCAAATGGTGGCGAGAGTAAGCCCAGTGCGTCTGTTGTTGTCAAAAAAGTTAAAAAAGATGAAACCGATAAAGACGACAGCGTGGTCAGCTCATCTGTGGTCAAAAAAGGCACAGTCGCCAAGAGTGACGTAAAATCTGACAAAAAAGAGACCAAAGCAGACAAAGCCAAAAAACAACCCGCCAAACCTGCCAAGAGCGAGACCGAAGAAGAACGTCAAGCTCGCTTGGCTCGTGAAGCCGAAGAGCAAAAACTGCGTGAGATAGAAGCGGAGAATCGTCGCCGTGCTGCCATTGATGCCCAAAATCGCACTTTGGAGCAGATGAAACAAATGGCAAATCGTTATAGCGAAAAAGACGAGGTGCCAAGTGCGGTCGTGCGTAAAGATGAGCCACTAGCAGCAGGCTTGGTCGGAGCGGCATTAGAAGAGTCTTTTGAAAAAGAGCGTCGTGAGATTAAGCGTGGTACCAGCAGTATATCAAGCCGTGCCAAAGGCGGTAAGAAAAAAGGCAAAGAAGAGCTTGAAATCAGACCCAAGTCACGCGGGCTAAAATCATCACAAGCGAACAAACATAAGTTTGAAATGCCTGTGGAAAAAATCATCCATAATGTTGAAGTGGGCGAAGAGATTATCGTGTCTGACCTTGCCCAAAAAATGGCGGTCAAAGTGCGTGAAGTCATCAAATCACTCATGAAAATGGGCGAGATGGTACGTGAGGGCGATGTCATCGACCAAACCACCGCCGCCCTAGTCATCGAAGAGTTTGGACACAACTTCATCGCTGTATCTGATACCCAGCTAGAAGATGACCTACAAGAGGCTGCTACCGAAAAACAAGGCAACGTCCAAACACGCCCGCCTGTCGTTACCATCATGGGTCACGTTGACCATGGTAAGACATCACTACTGGACAAAATCCGTGAAACCAAAGTGGCAAGCGGTGAAGCTGGTGGTATTACCCAGCACATCGGGGCGTATCATGTTGAGACTGACCGTGGTGTGATTACCTTCCTTGACACCCCCGGTCACGCCGCCTTTACCGCCATGCGTTCACGCGGGGCTCAGGCGACCGACATCGTGGTCATCGTGGTGGCGGCAGATGATGGAGTTATGCCACAGACCGAAGAAGCCATCGACCATGCACGAGCGGCTGGCACACCAATCATCATCGCCATGAACAAGATGGATAAAGACACCACTGACCCAGAGCGTGTGTTAAATGAGCTGTCAGTCAAAGAAATCATCACGGATGCTTGGGGTGGGGATACGTCACTGGTCAAGGTCTCCGCCAAAACAGGCATGGGTATCGATGAGCTGTTAGAGACCATCAGTATCCAAGCCGAAATCATGGAGCTGACCGCTCCTGTGGATGGTGCTGCCCAAGGCGTGGTCATCGAATCTCGCCTAGACAAAGGACGTGGTGCGGTGGCAAGCCTACTGGTCAAAAAAGGCACGCTAAAACAAGGCGACCTAGTGCTGGCAGGCGAGTTCTATGGCAAAGTGCGTGCCATGACCGATGAGAATGGTGAGCGTATCAAGTCGGCAGGGCCTTCTATTCCTGTGGAGATTTTGGGCTTGCCTGATGCTCCGATGGCAGGTTCTGAGTTCTTGGTAGTCTCTGATGAGAAAAAAGCCCGTGAAGTGGCGGATTTTCGTATCGCTCGTGAGCGTGAACGTTTGCTTGAACGCCAAAACAAAATGCGTCTAGAAAACATGTTTGCCAACATGGGCAGTGAGGCAAAAACCCTAAATCTTATCCTAAAAACAGACGTGCGTGGTTCGCTAGAAGCCCTGCTTAGTGCGTTAGATGAGCTATCAACCGATGAAGTCAAAGTGCGTGTAATTAGCTCGGGTGTGGGTGCCATCACTGAGTCTGATGTCATCTTGGCGGAGTCTAGTGAGGCGGTTCTGCTTGGCTTTAACGTGCGTACTGACAATGCCGGCAAGCGTAAAGCAGATGAGGCAGGGCTTGACATTCGTTATTATAGCGTGATTTATGGCTTGATTGATGATGTCAAAGCAGCGATGAGTGGCATGCTTGCCCCTGAGCACCGTGAGAAAATCTTGGGTATTGCCGAGGTGCGTGAAGTATTCCGTTCTAGCAAATTCGGGGCGGCGGCAGGCTGTATGGTACAAGAGGGTACGATTTATCGCAACAAGCCCATCCGTGTTCTGCGTGATGATAAAGTCATCTTTACAGGGCAACTCCAATCCTTGCGTCGCTACAAAGACGATGTGAACGAGGTCAAGGCAGGCATGGAGTGTGGTCTGGCGGTCAAAGGCTATGAAGTCGCCGCTGGTGATAAGATTGAAGTCTTTGAGATTCACGAAGTGGCACGCACCCTGTGA
- a CDS encoding 2OG-Fe(II) oxygenase — MTSSTFSSLTHEDLLALSLTLDDSWRQWIETNIERGCSPASIAKILADNKKLPSKYLPTVRPNITSDDENFIDIDGHTVQVICTLKSPRVVVFDNLLTQAECDELIALADGRLERGKVVDDKTGNSRLHAHRSSDNAQFTLGEFDVIDRVERRLATLLNWPVENGEGLQVLRYQKGGEYRPHFDYFGDSVGGRRHLEVGGQRVGTCVMYLSDVQAGGGTSFPSVGMEVKPKKGGAVFFADVDEQGDVDKLTLHAGVPVITGVKFIATKWVRERPYRRES, encoded by the coding sequence ATGACATCATCTACCTTTTCATCATTAACTCATGAAGACTTACTGGCATTGAGTTTGACACTTGATGACAGTTGGAGGCAGTGGATAGAGACCAATATCGAGCGGGGGTGCAGTCCTGCCAGTATCGCAAAGATTTTGGCGGATAATAAAAAGTTGCCAAGCAAATATCTGCCTACCGTGCGTCCAAATATCACCAGCGATGATGAGAATTTTATTGATATTGATGGGCATACCGTGCAGGTGATTTGCACTCTAAAATCGCCCCGAGTGGTGGTGTTTGACAACCTGCTCACGCAGGCGGAGTGCGATGAGCTGATTGCATTGGCAGACGGTAGGTTGGAGCGTGGTAAGGTCGTTGATGACAAAACGGGCAATTCACGCCTGCACGCCCATCGCAGTAGTGACAATGCCCAGTTCACCTTGGGTGAGTTTGATGTCATTGACCGCGTGGAGAGACGCTTGGCGACTCTACTAAACTGGCCGGTGGAAAATGGCGAAGGCTTACAGGTACTGCGTTATCAAAAAGGTGGGGAATATCGTCCGCATTTTGATTATTTTGGCGACAGCGTGGGCGGTCGTAGGCACTTAGAAGTAGGCGGACAACGTGTTGGCACGTGCGTGATGTATCTGTCGGATGTGCAGGCAGGGGGCGGAACGTCATTTCCCAGTGTGGGTATGGAAGTCAAACCCAAAAAGGGTGGTGCGGTGTTTTTTGCTGATGTGGACGAGCAGGGGGATGTGGACAAACTGACCTTGCATGCAGGCGTGCCCGTCATTACAGGTGTGAAATTTATCGCCACCAAATGGGTGCGTGAACGCCCTTATCGACGTGAGAGTTAA
- a CDS encoding helix-turn-helix transcriptional regulator, whose amino-acid sequence MKKSNQTPHLYRLIFAQNMRQLRRIKELSQEELAFRANISKTYVCEIENGGRAVSIDLMGQIADALETPLDKLLIEQDLTKIF is encoded by the coding sequence ATGAAAAAATCCAACCAAACACCCCATTTATATCGCCTAATATTCGCCCAAAACATGAGACAACTTCGGCGTATCAAAGAGCTCTCCCAAGAAGAGTTGGCGTTTCGTGCCAACATCAGTAAAACCTATGTCTGTGAGATTGAAAATGGCGGACGGGCGGTGTCCATCGACCTGATGGGGCAGATTGCCGATGCTTTAGAAACTCCGCTGGATAAATTGCTGATAGAGCAAGACCTAACCAAGATATTTTAA
- a CDS encoding HAMP domain-containing sensor histidine kinase, producing MSMPTPSPPPIRLRLGFRSLFARLFISVFLAIIAFAIAMILLAQLVHNNSDSMKSKVIAGQIVGQIDPFLIEVDNATLDNNRLQARFILAVVKKSFDIFDESLDAKIGLYDKKRNLILKTENSELPERLPPTPSWLAQTLPTLSGNDPHHVILKTSSGYSVWYESRKPPKERPFLGMFNFFTGTLLLILIMTAVLWGIAHNMTWRLNQMSRKMAKMGDGDFSVRVNQTGNDEIAMLAYGFNQSAEKIERLINANSLLLAHASHEFRTPITRIRLQIEMMDMLTQKLDPADKAKFDKRACAINRDLTGLNDLVESILLVSRLDAGHALQANESVDLVELIKSECQHYTEATLFAEPVTMMAQPKLLTHLVRNLINNALIHGTPPVEIYVYGSPSLAEAGFIPKALIDLSKDNEHTNTPATHDMITHDIADDELASHLNVNDEGQDDQDTTKTTKANEHKNSKESEPTAQGTPLEKHTRAFFKLLSRNKDKDNGKKSIYAVLAVIDQGAGIPVDKREDIFSPFVRLKQEKKGSGLGLSLVAQIAEAHGGHISTDTWQGKTRFLVVLPMNQDG from the coding sequence ATGTCAATGCCCACACCAAGCCCCCCACCAATCCGCCTCCGTCTTGGCTTTCGTTCACTGTTTGCAAGGCTATTTATTAGTGTATTTTTGGCAATCATTGCTTTTGCCATTGCCATGATTTTGCTCGCTCAGCTTGTCCATAACAACTCCGACAGCATGAAATCCAAAGTCATCGCAGGGCAAATCGTGGGGCAAATTGACCCATTTTTGATAGAAGTGGACAATGCCACTTTGGACAACAACCGCTTGCAAGCCCGATTTATCCTTGCTGTGGTCAAAAAAAGTTTTGACATCTTTGATGAGAGCTTAGACGCCAAAATCGGACTGTATGACAAAAAACGCAATCTCATCTTAAAAACCGAAAACAGCGAACTGCCCGAACGTCTGCCCCCCACCCCGTCATGGCTTGCCCAGACCTTGCCCACCCTATCGGGCAACGACCCACATCATGTCATCTTAAAGACCAGCTCGGGCTACTCGGTGTGGTATGAGAGCCGAAAACCCCCCAAAGAACGTCCGTTTTTGGGCATGTTCAACTTCTTTACTGGCACGCTTTTACTCATTCTTATCATGACGGCGGTACTGTGGGGCATCGCCCATAACATGACGTGGCGACTCAACCAGATGAGTCGCAAGATGGCAAAAATGGGGGATGGCGATTTTAGCGTGCGGGTCAATCAGACGGGCAATGATGAGATTGCCATGCTCGCCTATGGCTTTAACCAGTCTGCCGAGAAAATAGAGCGACTTATCAATGCCAACAGCCTGCTCCTTGCTCACGCCAGTCATGAGTTTAGGACGCCAATTACTCGCATTCGCTTGCAGATTGAGATGATGGACATGCTCACCCAAAAGCTCGACCCTGCCGACAAAGCCAAATTTGACAAACGTGCCTGTGCCATCAACCGTGACTTAACAGGGCTTAATGATTTGGTTGAGAGTATTTTATTGGTGAGCCGTCTGGATGCAGGTCATGCCCTACAAGCCAATGAAAGCGTGGATTTGGTAGAGCTTATCAAAAGCGAATGCCAGCACTATACCGAAGCGACACTCTTTGCTGAACCTGTGACGATGATGGCACAGCCCAAACTGCTGACGCATTTGGTGCGTAATCTCATCAATAACGCTCTCATCCACGGCACACCCCCCGTGGAAATCTACGTCTATGGCTCGCCCAGTCTGGCAGAAGCAGGCTTTATCCCCAAGGCACTCATCGACCTTAGCAAAGATAACGAGCACACGAACACGCCTGCCACTCATGACATGATAACCCACGATATCGCAGATGACGAACTGGCAAGCCATCTTAATGTCAATGACGAAGGGCAGGACGACCAAGATACAACCAAAACCACCAAAGCCAATGAACACAAAAACAGCAAAGAATCAGAACCAACCGCCCAAGGCACGCCGTTAGAGAAACACACCCGTGCCTTCTTTAAACTACTCTCTCGCAACAAAGACAAGGATAACGGCAAAAAAAGCATCTATGCCGTGCTGGCGGTCATCGACCAAGGAGCTGGCATTCCTGTGGACAAGCGTGAAGATATTTTTAGCCCCTTTGTGCGACTAAAACAAGAAAAAAAAGGTTCAGGGCTTGGACTGTCATTGGTCGCCCAAATCGCCGAAGCCCATGGCGGACATATCAGCACCGACACATGGCAGGGCAAAACCCGCTTTTTGGTGGTGTTGCCGATGAATCAGGATGGTTAA
- a CDS encoding response regulator transcription factor, with protein MTKQILLIEDDPDLAELISDYLSMNYYEVHHAPTAQEGLDLLEAKERDINLIVLDLMLPDMDGMQVCQKVRASKNVMINKVPIVMLTAKGDTTDRVLGLEMGADDYISKPFEPRELLARIRAVLRRHETPNQADTDSGSLTFGRLTVFPDSHEVTIDDNIVRLTTHQFQLLHYFATHAGKVLNREQLWQAMPNDDSSENIDRAIDVHISRLRALIEDNPRQPKRIITVRGVGYQFATDQV; from the coding sequence ATGACCAAGCAAATCCTACTCATCGAAGACGACCCAGATTTGGCGGAGCTTATCAGTGACTATCTTTCCATGAACTATTATGAAGTTCATCACGCCCCCACCGCCCAAGAAGGGCTTGACCTGCTAGAAGCCAAAGAGCGTGACATCAACCTTATCGTACTTGACCTGATGCTCCCTGACATGGACGGCATGCAGGTCTGCCAAAAGGTGCGAGCATCCAAGAATGTGATGATTAACAAAGTGCCAATCGTCATGCTCACCGCCAAGGGCGACACCACCGACCGTGTGCTGGGCTTGGAGATGGGGGCGGACGACTATATTTCAAAACCCTTTGAACCCCGTGAACTGCTCGCCCGCATCCGTGCGGTACTACGCCGTCATGAGACCCCCAACCAAGCTGACACAGACTCAGGCAGTCTCACCTTTGGACGACTGACGGTGTTCCCTGACAGTCATGAAGTGACCATTGATGACAACATCGTCCGTCTGACCACGCACCAATTCCAACTGCTTCACTACTTTGCCACTCATGCAGGAAAAGTACTAAACCGTGAACAGCTCTGGCAAGCCATGCCCAATGACGACAGTTCAGAGAATATTGACCGTGCCATTGACGTGCATATCTCACGCCTTAGAGCCTTGATTGAAGATAATCCTCGTCAGCCCAAACGCATCATTACCGTGCGTGGTGTGGGATATCAGTTTGCAACCGATCAAGTATGA